The genomic window CGCTGCGGAACCCGGCGTCGGGGCGGTGCCTTGAGCCCGTCGGCGGCGCGTCGGCCAACGGGACGCGGCTGCAGATCGCCGACTGCACGGGCGCGGCCGCTCAGCAGTGGCAGGTGCCGGTCACTCCGGCGTAGCTCCTCATCGCCGGGGGTGCGGTCGGCCAGGACCGCACCCCCGGCACAACCGCATCCGCGACCCGCGACTCGCGACCCGCGCCCCGTGACCCGCGACCCGCGACCCGCGGCCGCGCCGACCCCGCGGCCGGACCCCTGCCCCTGGGCTCGCCGAGCGATCGAAACGATCAATTGTGCCAAGGAACTTGACCCTCCGTCACCCCCGTCCGTAACTTCCCTCTGCCCCTCTCCTGGCACGCGTCGACTTCACCCCGAGGAGCCCGCACGTGAGACGGCTGGTGTACGTGATCGTCATGCTCCTGACCGCCTCCGCCCTCGCGCTCGCCACCCCGGCAGCCGCCACCCCGGCAGCCGCCGCCCCCGCGGCCGGCGCGTACTACGTGGACTGCTCGGCGGCGGCCGACGGCACGGGCAGCAGCGCCTCGCCCTGGAACAGCCTCGGCTCCGTCAACGCCCACACCTTCGCCCCCGGTGACCAGCTCCTCTTCAGGCGCGGCGCCACCTGCACCGGGCAGTTGAAGCCGACGGGTTCCGGCAGCGCGGGAGCCCCGGTCACGGTCGGGGCGTACGGCAGCGGCGGCGCGAGGCCGGTGATCGCCGGGCTGGGGCAGGTCTACGCGGCGGTGCACCTGTACAACGTGGAGCACTGGGAGGTCCGCGACCTGGAGGTCACCAACACCAGTGCCACCAAGGCCGAGCGCAACGGTGTCCTCGTCGAGCTGGAGGACTTCGGTACCGGCCACCACTATGTGCTCTCAGGCCTCTACGTGCACGACGTCTCCGGTGACGACTCCAAGCGCTCCAACGGCATCCAGATACGGGTCTCCGGCACCGCGGTGCCCACCCGGTTCGACGACGTGCTCGTCGAGAACAACGAGATCCACCGGGTCGACCGCGAGGGCCTGACCACGGCCTCCAGCCAGATGTGCCGCGCCGTCTACGGCACCGGCGACGGCTGCGGCTCCACCCGCAACTGGCTCGCCTCCACCAACGTCGTCTTCCGCGGCAACCTCGTCCACGACATCGGCGGCGACGGCATCGTGCTGCGCGTCACCCACCGCGGCCTGGTCGAGCGCAACACCGCGTACGACATCTGGATGCGCTCGGCGGGCAACAACGCGGGCATCTGGACGATCAACAGCGACTACCCCGTCATCCAGTACAACGAGGTCTCCAGGGTCCGCCGCCCCGGCGGCAACGACGGGATGGCCTTCGACGCCGACTTCGGCGTGCAGAACGCGCTCTTCCAGTACAACTACAGCCATGACAACGAGGGCGGCTTCATGCTGCTCTGCGGGAAGTGCGGGGCGGGCTCCAAGTCCACCGGAACCGTCGTGCGCTACAACGTGAGCGTCAACGACCGCTCCCGCGTGCTGCTCGCGGCGGGCGAGGACGGGGCCCACTTCCACAACAACACCTTCTTCCTCCCCTCCGGCTCGACATCGAAGATCATCGAGCAGACCATCGCCGGGACGAAGGTGGCCTGGTCCAACAACATCTTCGCCAACTACGGCACCGGCGGCTTCGGTTACACCGCGGCCGACCACAGCTGGCAGCACAACGTCTTCCACGGCCACCACGCGTCCAACGAGCCCGCAGACCCCGGAAAGATCACCGCCGATCCGCTGCTGGCCGCCCCCGCCACCGGCGACGTCCACCTCGCCGCAGGCTCCCCGGCCCGCAAGTCGGGCGTGCGTGTCGCGGGCAACGGCGGCAAGGACTACTACGGCGGCGGCCTCCCGCAGCAGTGCCGCCCGGACGTCGGCGCCCACCAGGCCGAGGTCTTCCACGACGGCAGCTGCGCCCACCCGAACCTGCTCGCCAACCCCGGCTTCGAGACCGCCGCGCTCACCCCCTGGACCGCCTACAACTCGGCCTCGGCCGCCACCGGCAGCGCACGCAGCGGCGGCTACTCCGCCCGCGTCGGGCCGGCGCCCGCCTCCGTGGAGCAGGTCGTCGCCGTCCAGCCGAACACCACGTACGTGCTGGCCGGCTGGACCAAGGTGTCCGGCGCGGGCAACGAGGTGGCGCTCGGCGTCAAGAACCACGGCAACCCGGAACAGCGCGCCCCCTCCACCACCGACACCGCCTACCAGCCCAGCAGCGTCACCTTCACCACGGGCCCGACGGCGACGACCGCGACGGTCTACTGCTACCTCCGCGAGGGCATCGGCGCGGCCCACTGCGACGACCTCCACCTGGGTACGGACTGACGACCGCATCTCGACGACCCGCCCGGCCGGGCGACCCCGACCGGCCGACCCCGACCGGGCGGGCCGGTGAGCGTCCCGCCACGCAGCGGCCGGTCGGCTCGCCCACCATGCGGTGAAATGCTCTGGTTATGGCGGAATCAGCGCCTATATGTAATCGGGTACCCATCCCGGGGCGGGGCGGGCGGTCCGCCGCGTAGGGCTCGTGTTCGGCGCGGCCTTGTATGGGGTTGGCAGAGCATGGAAGAAAGCGCGCGGCGCGGCGTTGCGCCGTGGCCGGAGCTGGTGGCCTGGCTCACCGGGCGGACCACGGGCGCCGAAGCGGCGGACGGATGCCCCTCGGTGCTCCCCTCGGTGCTCCCCGCGGTGAAGGAGGTGCCTGCCGGCGGGAGCGGCAGAGCCGCGGCGGTGCCACACGCGGCGGAAGCGGCGTCCCGGTGCGGTGCGCCGGCTGCGCCCCGGCGGCCCAGTTGAGGAGGTCAGCCATGCCGGACCGGGACACGGGCAGTCGGC from Streptomyces sp. FIT100 includes these protein-coding regions:
- a CDS encoding right-handed parallel beta-helix repeat-containing protein translates to MRRLVYVIVMLLTASALALATPAAATPAAAAPAAGAYYVDCSAAADGTGSSASPWNSLGSVNAHTFAPGDQLLFRRGATCTGQLKPTGSGSAGAPVTVGAYGSGGARPVIAGLGQVYAAVHLYNVEHWEVRDLEVTNTSATKAERNGVLVELEDFGTGHHYVLSGLYVHDVSGDDSKRSNGIQIRVSGTAVPTRFDDVLVENNEIHRVDREGLTTASSQMCRAVYGTGDGCGSTRNWLASTNVVFRGNLVHDIGGDGIVLRVTHRGLVERNTAYDIWMRSAGNNAGIWTINSDYPVIQYNEVSRVRRPGGNDGMAFDADFGVQNALFQYNYSHDNEGGFMLLCGKCGAGSKSTGTVVRYNVSVNDRSRVLLAAGEDGAHFHNNTFFLPSGSTSKIIEQTIAGTKVAWSNNIFANYGTGGFGYTAADHSWQHNVFHGHHASNEPADPGKITADPLLAAPATGDVHLAAGSPARKSGVRVAGNGGKDYYGGGLPQQCRPDVGAHQAEVFHDGSCAHPNLLANPGFETAALTPWTAYNSASAATGSARSGGYSARVGPAPASVEQVVAVQPNTTYVLAGWTKVSGAGNEVALGVKNHGNPEQRAPSTTDTAYQPSSVTFTTGPTATTATVYCYLREGIGAAHCDDLHLGTD